A DNA window from Polyodon spathula isolate WHYD16114869_AA chromosome 18, ASM1765450v1, whole genome shotgun sequence contains the following coding sequences:
- the LOC121294098 gene encoding peroxiredoxin-1-like, with protein MSAGNAQIGKPAPDFKATAVMPDGQFKEISLSDYRGKYVVFFFYPLDFTFVCPTEIIAFSDGAEDFKKINCEVIGASVDSHFCHLAWINTPRKQGGLGHMKIPLVADTRRSISQDYGVLKEDEGIAYRGLFIIDDKGILRQITINDLPVGRSVEETLRLVQAFQFTDKHGEVCPAGWKPGSDTIKPDVKESKGFFSKQ; from the exons ATGTCTGCCGGTAACGCTCAGATTGGAAAACCAGCACCTGACTTCAAGGCCACTGCTGTGATGCCTGACGGCCAGTTCAAGGAAATCAGCCTGTCAGACTACAGAG GGAAGTACGTGGTGTTCTTCTTCTACCCGTTGGACTTCACCTTCGTCTGCCCTACCGAGATCATCGCCTTCAGTGATGGCGCAGAGGACTTCAAGAAGATCAACTGCGAGGTGATCGGAGCCTCTGTGGACTCTCACTTCTGTCACCTGGCGTG GATCAACACTCCCAGGAAGCAGGGTGGCCTGGGCCACATGAAGATCCCGCTGGTGGCCGACACGCGGCGCTCCATCTCTCAGGACTATGGCGTGCTGAAGGAGGATGAGGGCATCGCTTACAG AGGCCTGTTCATCATCGATGACAAGGGGATCCTGCGACAGATCACCATCAACGACCTTCCTGTGGGCCGCTCCGTGGAGGAGACCCTGAGGCTGGTGCAGGCCTTTCAGTTCACAGACAAGCACGGAGAGG TGTGCCCCGCAGGATGGAAACCCGGCAGTGACACCATCAAGCCCGACGTCAAGGAAAGCAAAGGCTTCTTCTCAAAGCAGTAG
- the LOC121330743 gene encoding 4-trimethylaminobutyraldehyde dehydrogenase-like, producing MDSPQRLTDSPLPSSPGNAVMFKPSPLTAGILAEIYAQTGVPGGLFNVVQGSAETGTLLCLHPGVAKVSFTGSVPTGIKGATVLCGGEPYVSEDPKLKNGYFMSPCVLSNCTDEMTCVKEEIFDPVMSVLPFDTEKEVLQRANNTTFGLASGVFTRYHTARAGLSARAHSALLLNTL from the exons ATGGACAGCCCCCAGAGACTGACtgactcccccctcccctcatcTCCAGGCAATGCGGTGATGTTCAAGCCCTCTCCGTTGACGGCAGGGATCCTGGCAGAGATCTACGCCCAGACAGGCGTTCCCGGGGGTCTGTTCAACGTGGTGCAGGGCAGCGCCGAAACTGGCACCCTCCTGTGCCTGCACCCCGGCGTGGCAAAGGTGTCCTTCACTGGCAGTGTGCCCACTGGCATCAAA GGGGCCACGGTGCTGTGCGGAGGTGAGCCATATGTGTCTGAAGATCCCAAACTGAAGAACGGGTACTTCATGTCCCCCTGCGTCCTGA GTAACTGCACTGACGAGATGACGTGTGTAAAAGAGGAGATCTTTGACCCAGTGATGTCGGTCCTGCCCTTCGACACCGAGAAGGAGGTCCTGCAGAGAGCCAACAATACCACCTTCGGACTGGCCTCTGGTGTCTTCACCAGGTACCACACTGCCCGGGCGGGCCTCTCTGCCAGAGCTCACTCAGCGCTCCTcttaaacacattgtaa